A DNA window from Nitrospira sp. contains the following coding sequences:
- a CDS encoding 2-aminoethylphosphonate:pyruvate aminotransferase (MaGe:77309317), whose protein sequence is MILLNPGPVNVSERVRQALLQPDICHRESEFTELQLRIQDKLLKAFVPGAEADYAAVLITGSGTAAVESALMSAVPHGKRVLVLNNGVYGERLSQMVGLHRLGVSELKYEWTARPDPERLRLALRQHQEVHAVAMVHHETTTGLINPVKEIAEVVDSQNRAFILDSVSGLGGETIDVAGSHIYMAAGTAGKCIQGFPGVSFVLVRKGFLERMRQYPKRSWYLHLTHYVDDHGRGTIPFTPAVQAFYGFDEALSELLEEGVANRIQRYKKASTLIRARMAKLGIKPLLTAERQSNTITAYSLPDGVTYDQLHDRLKKQGYVIYAGQGQLESKIFRVANMGALTEAQLTGFLDAFEQACKPA, encoded by the coding sequence GTGATCTTATTGAATCCAGGCCCTGTCAATGTATCCGAGCGGGTGCGGCAGGCATTATTGCAGCCGGATATCTGCCATCGGGAATCGGAGTTCACCGAGTTGCAGCTTCGGATCCAAGACAAGCTGCTGAAGGCCTTTGTGCCGGGCGCGGAGGCCGACTATGCCGCCGTGCTCATTACGGGGTCCGGCACCGCCGCCGTCGAGTCGGCGTTGATGTCCGCCGTCCCGCACGGGAAGCGGGTGCTGGTGCTGAACAACGGCGTGTATGGCGAGCGCTTGTCCCAGATGGTGGGGTTGCACCGGTTGGGCGTGTCCGAGCTGAAGTACGAGTGGACCGCCAGGCCGGATCCCGAGCGTCTCCGGTTGGCGCTTCGGCAGCATCAAGAAGTGCATGCGGTGGCGATGGTCCATCACGAAACCACCACGGGCCTGATCAATCCAGTAAAAGAGATCGCGGAAGTGGTCGATAGCCAGAACCGCGCGTTCATTCTCGACTCGGTCAGTGGGCTGGGTGGGGAGACGATCGATGTCGCCGGGTCGCATATTTATATGGCGGCGGGCACGGCTGGCAAATGCATTCAGGGATTTCCCGGCGTCTCGTTCGTGCTGGTGCGCAAAGGGTTCCTGGAGCGGATGCGCCAATATCCCAAGCGGTCGTGGTATCTCCATCTGACGCACTATGTGGACGATCACGGCCGCGGCACGATTCCGTTCACCCCGGCGGTGCAGGCGTTTTATGGGTTTGACGAAGCGCTGAGCGAATTGCTGGAAGAAGGCGTGGCCAACCGCATTCAGCGCTATAAAAAGGCTTCGACGCTGATTCGCGCGCGCATGGCGAAACTCGGAATCAAGCCGTTGCTGACCGCGGAGCGCCAGTCGAACACGATTACCGCCTATTCGCTTCCTGACGGAGTGACCTACGACCAGTTGCACGATCGCCTCAAAAAGCAGGGCTATGTCATTTACGCGGGACAGGGCCAGCTGGAAAGCAAGATTTTCCGCGTGGCCAATATGGGAGCCTTGACCGAGGCGCAGTTGACCGGATTTCTCGACGCGTTCGAGCAGGCCTGTAAGCCGGCATGA
- a CDS encoding Phosphocholine cytidylyltransferase family protein (MaGe:77309316), whose translation MKAIILAAGVGKRLWPVTQHHPKCLIKIGGQTLLHRYLTLLASVGIRQADIVVGYKQEMIRAAVESDSCGVRVNFLVNEQFHRGSISSLWIARTAFTDDTIVMDADVLFHREILQRLVQSSFENALLMDDSVKQTGEECMVVVEGGRVIALTKTMPARYEYAGEGVGFLRVRHADSPHMVASLRKFVDREAWQMEYEDALIDFFRDVKVGHEKIGGLPWTEIDFPEDVTKAEREILPRL comes from the coding sequence ATGAAGGCGATCATTCTCGCCGCAGGAGTCGGCAAGCGGCTGTGGCCCGTCACGCAACATCATCCGAAGTGTCTCATCAAGATCGGTGGACAGACGCTGCTGCATCGGTATTTGACGTTGCTGGCGAGCGTGGGGATTCGCCAGGCCGACATCGTGGTGGGGTACAAGCAGGAGATGATTCGCGCCGCGGTCGAATCAGACTCCTGCGGGGTTCGAGTCAATTTTCTGGTGAACGAGCAGTTTCATCGCGGGAGTATCTCGTCCTTGTGGATTGCCCGGACCGCGTTCACCGACGATACGATTGTGATGGATGCGGATGTGTTGTTTCACCGTGAAATCCTACAGCGGCTGGTGCAGTCGTCCTTCGAGAATGCGTTGCTGATGGACGACTCCGTGAAGCAGACCGGTGAAGAATGCATGGTCGTGGTCGAGGGCGGCCGAGTGATCGCACTGACGAAAACGATGCCGGCGCGCTATGAGTATGCCGGGGAAGGTGTGGGATTTCTCAGGGTGCGGCATGCCGATTCGCCGCATATGGTCGCGTCGCTCAGAAAGTTTGTGGATCGGGAAGCCTGGCAGATGGAGTATGAAGACGCCCTGATCGATTTCTTCCGTGACGTAAAGGTCGGCCATGAAAAGATCGGCGGGTTGCCCTGGACCGAGATCGATTTCCCGGAAGACGTGACGAAGGCCGAGCGAGAGATTTTGCCAAGACTCTAA
- a CDS encoding Sulfopyruvate decarboxylase subunit alpha (MaGe:77309320) translates to MIESDAFVQALQDMGVDFFTGVPDSILGGIIAELMVRRLYTPAVREDEAVGMAAGAYMAGKVPAVLMQNSGLGTSLNTLISLNMIYRQPCILIVSWRGQGGKDAPEHLVMGDVMPQFLDTMKIPHRTLTEKTAVEDFKWVAETFMKQRIPVALVITKGVVKGLHP, encoded by the coding sequence ATGATTGAAAGCGATGCATTCGTTCAGGCGCTTCAGGATATGGGGGTCGACTTCTTTACCGGAGTTCCCGATTCGATTCTGGGCGGCATTATTGCAGAACTGATGGTGCGGCGGCTCTATACGCCGGCCGTGCGGGAAGACGAAGCGGTGGGGATGGCCGCCGGCGCCTATATGGCGGGGAAAGTTCCTGCCGTCTTGATGCAGAACTCCGGGCTCGGCACCTCGCTCAATACGCTGATCTCGTTGAATATGATCTACCGGCAGCCCTGCATTCTGATCGTCTCCTGGCGAGGCCAAGGGGGTAAGGACGCGCCGGAGCATCTGGTGATGGGCGACGTCATGCCGCAATTTCTCGATACGATGAAGATTCCGCACCGGACTCTGACGGAGAAAACCGCCGTCGAAGATTTTAAGTGGGTCGCCGAGACCTTTATGAAGCAGCGCATTCCCGTGGCGCTGGTCATTACCAAGGGTGTCGTGAAAGGGTTGCATCCATGA
- a CDS encoding conserved exported protein of unknown function (Evidence 4 : Unknown function but conserved in other organisms; MaGe:77309319), which translates to MTNQLLRHLLLGLVCASSALHAWPVSAVPMINDPKGFQNIEWGAALAGRDDVAPARTGSHISEYRSMAGPAIFAGAEMTSILLLSVDDQFARVTIRYQGEQTHAQVMKFLETQFGPLERIPGQMARGLNQQYNWRGPETEINVTYQANTERGFIFIDSRTLAPRFNDHITDSAE; encoded by the coding sequence ATGACGAACCAGCTGCTCCGCCACCTCCTCCTCGGACTTGTCTGTGCGTCCAGCGCGCTCCATGCGTGGCCGGTCTCCGCGGTCCCGATGATCAACGACCCGAAGGGGTTTCAAAATATTGAGTGGGGCGCCGCGCTGGCCGGACGCGACGATGTCGCGCCGGCGAGAACCGGCTCCCATATCTCCGAATATCGTTCGATGGCCGGCCCGGCAATCTTCGCCGGAGCGGAGATGACCAGCATTCTCCTGCTCTCAGTCGACGACCAATTCGCCCGCGTGACCATTCGCTATCAGGGCGAGCAGACCCACGCGCAAGTCATGAAGTTTCTCGAAACGCAATTCGGGCCGTTGGAGCGCATCCCCGGGCAGATGGCGCGGGGGCTGAATCAGCAATACAATTGGAGAGGGCCTGAAACAGAAATCAATGTCACCTATCAAGCGAACACGGAGCGCGGATTCATCTTCATCGACAGCCGCACCTTGGCGCCGCGTTTCAACGATCACATCACCGACTCGGCCGAATAA
- a CDS encoding Sulfopyruvate decarboxylase subunit beta (MaGe:77309318), with product MRPEEGTLISRAQALAALLELLTDQPVIICNGFPSREAHKIADRPTHFYMIGSMGNAPAIALGVALAKPNKQVITFDGDGNVLMGMGTLATVGALKPKNFIHVVFDNEVYGTTGNQPTISNVVPLEKVAKAAGYVNVERVLDREDLVYEFKDMLKKDGPSMLLIKVNEFAEDAGRVLHEPPDITKRFMKAIEG from the coding sequence ATGAGGCCTGAAGAAGGAACACTGATCAGCCGAGCGCAGGCATTGGCCGCGCTCCTGGAGTTGCTGACGGATCAGCCGGTGATCATCTGCAACGGGTTTCCGTCGCGCGAAGCGCACAAGATCGCCGACCGGCCCACCCATTTTTACATGATCGGTTCCATGGGAAATGCTCCGGCTATCGCGCTGGGTGTGGCCCTGGCCAAGCCCAATAAGCAGGTCATCACCTTCGACGGCGACGGCAATGTGCTGATGGGCATGGGCACGCTGGCGACGGTCGGCGCGTTGAAGCCGAAGAATTTCATTCATGTGGTGTTCGATAACGAAGTGTACGGCACCACCGGCAACCAGCCGACGATTTCCAACGTGGTGCCGCTGGAGAAAGTCGCCAAAGCGGCCGGCTATGTGAATGTGGAGCGCGTGCTCGATCGCGAGGATCTCGTCTACGAGTTTAAAGACATGCTGAAGAAAGACGGGCCGAGCATGCTGTTGATCAAGGTCAATGAGTTCGCCGAAGACGCCGGGCGGGTGCTCCATGAGCCGCCGGACATTACGAAACGGTTTATGAAGGCGATTGAAGGATAG